One Kitasatospora sp. MAP12-44 DNA segment encodes these proteins:
- a CDS encoding YggT family protein encodes MGIVGAVLYYALTVFLVILLFRLVMDWVFQFARSWRPGKAMVVVLEATYTVTDPPLKLLRRFIPPLRLGGVALDLSFFVLMIIVYVLISLVQRLPW; translated from the coding sequence ATGGGGATCGTGGGGGCAGTGCTCTACTACGCACTGACCGTCTTCCTGGTGATTCTGCTGTTCCGCCTGGTCATGGACTGGGTCTTCCAGTTCGCCCGTTCGTGGCGACCGGGGAAGGCCATGGTCGTGGTCCTGGAGGCCACGTACACTGTCACGGATCCACCACTGAAGCTTCTTCGGCGGTTCATTCCGCCGTTGCGTCTCGGGGGCGTGGCGCTCGACCTGTCCTTCTTCGTACTGATGATCATTGTGTATGTCCTGATCTCGCTCGTGCAGCGTCTGCCGTGGTGA